In Candidatus Bathyarchaeia archaeon, the following are encoded in one genomic region:
- the tgtA gene encoding tRNA guanosine(15) transglycosylase TgtA: MSFEVRERDLLARIGRLKTKSGVVETPLLFPVVNPSIQPIPPKRIMTEFGLNALITNAYIIRKRFQDQPIQQGLHKFLDFDGTIMTDSGAYQILVYGNIDITQKEIIAYQEQIDTDIATILDIPTGWKVTKTHAQTTVKETLKRAKQLFKIKTRDDIFWVGPVQGGKHLDLVAESAREMSKLPFQIHALGSPTEVMETYRFDVLADMIMTAKMNLPPDRPLHLFGAGHPFMFALAIALGCDFFDSAAYAIYARQNRYMTDSGTHRLNELDYFPCACPKCAHTTPKQILEMPKNEREAFLAEHNLYVCVAELKRIKQAIKDGRLWEHLEMRAHAHPSLLQALKQLKKYEEFIEKHSPITKPSGLFYYSSVGLMRPEIVRHRKRLTKRYTPPKNAKALLLAPQTRTKPFHKSPEFKQIQKKFGEDLKDAHICFYAAPFGIIPIELDEVYPLSQHETATPLDKETIEYVANQIANYIQHTNYKTITLINDPQNWNKTILNTTKKACKQKHITLKTINTKQLRPNHQPKP; encoded by the coding sequence ATGAGTTTTGAAGTTAGGGAGCGGGATTTGCTTGCGAGGATTGGTAGGTTAAAGACTAAAAGTGGTGTTGTTGAGACTCCTTTGTTGTTTCCTGTTGTAAACCCTTCTATTCAGCCTATTCCGCCAAAAAGGATAATGACCGAGTTTGGCTTAAACGCTTTAATAACTAACGCTTACATCATCCGCAAGCGTTTCCAAGACCAGCCAATTCAACAAGGCTTACACAAGTTTTTAGACTTTGACGGGACAATAATGACGGATTCTGGCGCCTACCAAATCCTCGTCTACGGCAACATAGACATCACACAAAAAGAAATAATCGCCTATCAAGAACAAATAGACACGGACATCGCCACAATCCTAGACATCCCAACAGGATGGAAAGTCACAAAAACCCACGCACAAACCACAGTAAAAGAAACACTAAAACGCGCCAAACAACTTTTCAAAATCAAAACCCGCGATGACATCTTCTGGGTTGGTCCAGTCCAAGGTGGCAAGCACCTAGATTTAGTAGCAGAATCCGCCCGTGAAATGAGCAAGTTGCCCTTCCAAATCCACGCTTTAGGAAGCCCAACAGAAGTCATGGAAACCTACCGTTTCGATGTGCTCGCGGACATGATAATGACTGCAAAAATGAACTTGCCACCAGACAGACCCTTACATCTTTTCGGCGCCGGACACCCATTCATGTTCGCTTTGGCAATAGCTCTCGGTTGCGACTTTTTCGATTCTGCAGCCTACGCAATCTACGCCAGACAAAACCGCTACATGACAGACTCGGGCACACACCGCTTAAACGAACTAGACTATTTCCCATGCGCATGTCCAAAATGCGCACACACGACGCCAAAACAAATTTTAGAGATGCCTAAAAACGAAAGAGAAGCCTTCCTCGCAGAACACAACCTATACGTCTGCGTTGCCGAATTAAAACGCATAAAACAAGCCATAAAAGACGGACGCCTCTGGGAACACTTAGAAATGCGCGCCCACGCCCACCCCTCACTACTTCAAGCTCTAAAACAATTAAAGAAATACGAAGAATTCATCGAAAAACACAGCCCAATAACAAAACCAAGCGGACTCTTCTACTACTCTTCAGTAGGACTAATGCGACCAGAAATAGTCCGCCATAGAAAACGCTTAACAAAAAGATACACACCACCCAAAAACGCAAAAGCTCTCTTGCTCGCGCCACAGACACGAACAAAACCCTTCCACAAATCACCAGAATTCAAACAAATCCAAAAGAAATTCGGCGAAGACCTTAAAGATGCTCATATCTGCTTTTACGCTGCTCCTTTCGGCATAATCCCAATCGAACTAGACGAAGTTTACCCCCTCTCACAACACGAAACCGCCACGCCACTCGACAAAGAAACAATAGAATACGTCGCAAACCAAATCGCAAACTACATCCAACACACAAACTACAAAACCATCACACTAATAAACGACCCACAAAACTGGAACAAAACCATACTAAACACAACCAAAAAAGCCTGCAAACAAAAACACATAACACTCAAAACCATCAACACAAAACAACTTCGACCTAACCACCAACCCAAACCCTAA
- a CDS encoding PAC2 family protein produces the protein MVCTIKIYEKPKLNTPVLIEGLPGIGFVANIAALHLISELKAKLFAEILSASFQDLAVTTETGGTRSPINELYHYKADGNGRDLIIWYGNTQALTTFGQYELCGRVLDIAEELGCRFLITLGGFKQDEIKEVPQVYCAATDAETAKEALGLGTKMMVGQIFGVAGLLVGLGRLRGFKGFSLLVETQGTYPDANATRYALSAVNKYLNMNVDLSKLDVAAEKTKKILESFGLIRTVVEPQKKEEQKFRWFV, from the coding sequence ATGGTTTGCACAATTAAAATCTATGAAAAACCAAAACTGAACACTCCCGTTTTGATAGAGGGCTTGCCAGGTATAGGATTCGTAGCCAACATTGCCGCTTTGCATTTAATCAGCGAGTTAAAAGCCAAACTTTTCGCTGAAATTCTCTCAGCTTCTTTTCAAGACTTGGCTGTGACAACCGAAACTGGAGGTACACGTTCACCAATAAACGAGCTTTACCATTATAAGGCGGATGGCAACGGTCGCGACTTAATAATATGGTATGGCAACACACAGGCGCTAACAACTTTTGGGCAATACGAGCTATGCGGACGCGTTTTAGACATAGCTGAAGAGTTAGGCTGCCGTTTTCTAATCACTTTAGGCGGGTTCAAACAAGACGAGATAAAGGAAGTTCCACAGGTTTACTGTGCAGCCACAGACGCTGAAACCGCAAAAGAAGCCTTAGGCTTGGGAACGAAAATGATGGTTGGACAAATTTTCGGCGTGGCTGGGCTTCTAGTAGGGCTTGGCAGACTCAGAGGTTTTAAGGGTTTCTCGCTTTTAGTTGAAACACAAGGAACTTATCCGGATGCTAATGCTACGCGTTATGCTTTGTCAGCAGTGAACAAGTATTTGAATATGAATGTTGACTTGTCGAAGTTGGATGTGGCTGCGGAGAAGACCAAGAAAATATTGGAGTCTTTCGGTTTGATTAGAACCGTTGTTGAACCACAAAAGAAAGAAGAACAGAAATTCCGCTGGTTCGTTTAA
- a CDS encoding hydrogenase iron-sulfur subunit: protein MNEKCVTAVTINQDYCSRCSICYSVCPYEAITRNVETGKVEIDIQKCQVCGICYSACPVFAIEMVYYDYNTLVDYVDYVRKKVQSDTLVLMCRGNSPSTCEIEEILAEQGLSVKDYVPLRLPCSGRVPTEFIFKVLKSGIKNVVSVQCEDAFCRFKEGTKINTRRLLLGKGVLEQLGFSKDVVKVVKYSRKVVYETKKCVGCDKCVFICPYAAIEAEPFATPKILYDYCMGCGACQLVCPHHAIQVKGFEFENVLKRYGEAARKLKAEGKAPVILVFSCQWSEFRALDDLESELFKKRNAIALEVPCFKALDPVHVVNALQNGFDGVMAVVCSAEDCKLQEGRDTAERNMAVLKDALKKMGLQERFMLFEVSPRCVGDFNQKLDMFWKQVTALPPLKLVKAEA, encoded by the coding sequence ATGAATGAAAAATGCGTTACTGCAGTAACTATCAATCAAGATTACTGTAGCCGCTGTTCAATCTGTTATTCAGTCTGTCCATATGAAGCTATAACGCGGAATGTTGAGACTGGCAAAGTCGAAATAGATATACAGAAGTGCCAAGTTTGCGGTATATGTTACAGTGCTTGTCCCGTTTTTGCCATTGAAATGGTCTACTACGATTACAATACGCTAGTAGATTACGTAGATTACGTGAGGAAAAAAGTGCAGAGCGACACGCTTGTTTTGATGTGCCGCGGAAACTCGCCTTCAACATGTGAAATTGAAGAAATTTTGGCTGAGCAAGGCTTAAGCGTTAAGGATTATGTTCCTTTGCGTTTGCCGTGTTCTGGGCGTGTTCCAACGGAATTCATTTTCAAAGTTTTGAAATCTGGCATCAAGAATGTTGTTTCGGTTCAGTGTGAAGATGCGTTTTGCCGTTTTAAGGAAGGCACGAAGATTAACACGAGACGGCTTCTTTTGGGTAAAGGTGTGCTTGAACAGTTAGGTTTCAGCAAAGACGTCGTAAAAGTTGTGAAGTATTCTCGGAAAGTTGTTTACGAAACTAAAAAATGTGTTGGTTGCGACAAATGTGTTTTCATATGTCCATATGCTGCTATTGAAGCGGAGCCTTTTGCAACTCCTAAAATACTTTACGATTACTGCATGGGCTGTGGCGCGTGCCAACTTGTTTGTCCGCACCATGCCATTCAAGTTAAAGGTTTCGAGTTTGAAAATGTTCTAAAGCGTTATGGAGAAGCCGCTAGAAAACTGAAGGCTGAAGGAAAAGCACCAGTCATTTTAGTGTTCAGTTGTCAATGGTCAGAGTTTAGGGCTTTGGATGACCTTGAAAGCGAGCTTTTTAAGAAGCGGAATGCTATTGCTTTGGAGGTTCCATGTTTTAAGGCGCTTGACCCAGTGCATGTCGTTAACGCGTTGCAGAACGGCTTTGATGGTGTGATGGCAGTTGTGTGCTCTGCGGAAGATTGCAAACTGCAAGAAGGAAGGGACACGGCGGAAAGAAATATGGCAGTGTTAAAAGATGCTTTGAAAAAAATGGGTTTACAAGAGCGTTTCATGCTTTTTGAAGTGTCTCCAAGATGCGTAGGTGACTTTAACCAAAAGTTGGATATGTTTTGGAAACAAGTTACGGCTTTGCCACCTTTGAAACTGGTGAAAGCGGAGGCTTAG
- a CDS encoding DUF4910 domain-containing protein: MSLNKLVKDEISGVVAKGFVEQIARFHRIQGSTMFHEAAEYVRNELLKIGLKDAVIEQFTADGKTQYWTHTSPVGWTAKSAELHLVEPEERLIVRYEDVPTCLHTYSKATPPEGITAEVIDVGKGTKPKDYEGKDVKGKFVLATGRAHQVHEEAVWKRGAIAVITDTLTYEMPGVRESLDIPDAHAYQGIWPKAEEIDKVTFGFSLSKRQGNMLRALLAKDKTVKLKAKVDAQLFSGYSDVVTATIKGKSKPDEEIFLIAHLCHPKQSANDNASGSGLLIEIARTITALINSGKIQPPDRTIRFFWVPETLGTAAYLSQHEDMFNHFIAGINLDMVGQNQELCKSTLNLDCTPDSCPSYLNDYVYSLIEQSTKEFDSPTAFGSSSTFRYAATAFSGGSDHAEFTEATVHAPCVMLLQWPDLYYHTSMDTIDKVSEDSLKRVGWITTVAALTLANATAETAYLLAQLTASKGITRLENAATEATQALFKKKEDPKLKDKPEELAKELAKTAAYYKSKIAHITWREQEATKSAQKLAQTPKLAAFINRLCEEIANQGKQKTARIEETLNFIAETSALTIPTTTEETEPEKELKKLVPKRLFKGTLSFDILKKALGEKEYEWYEEIWEKDPQFGKKIGELINFMDGKRNAHQILTAVSAEYNETNLELALKFLRDLEKAKLLTFE; encoded by the coding sequence ATGAGTTTAAATAAACTTGTCAAAGACGAAATTTCTGGTGTTGTTGCTAAGGGTTTTGTTGAGCAAATCGCCCGTTTTCATCGCATTCAAGGCTCCACGATGTTTCATGAAGCCGCAGAATATGTCAGAAATGAACTGTTAAAAATAGGCTTGAAAGACGCTGTAATCGAGCAGTTCACGGCAGACGGCAAAACCCAATACTGGACACACACTAGTCCGGTCGGCTGGACAGCTAAAAGCGCAGAACTTCACCTTGTCGAGCCAGAAGAACGTCTAATCGTCCGCTACGAAGACGTACCCACCTGCTTACACACATACAGCAAAGCCACGCCGCCCGAAGGTATAACAGCCGAAGTAATAGACGTGGGCAAAGGAACAAAACCAAAAGACTACGAAGGCAAAGACGTAAAAGGCAAATTCGTCCTCGCCACGGGCAGAGCCCACCAAGTCCACGAAGAAGCAGTGTGGAAACGCGGCGCCATAGCAGTAATAACAGACACACTAACCTACGAAATGCCCGGAGTCCGCGAAAGCCTCGACATACCAGACGCCCACGCTTACCAGGGCATATGGCCAAAAGCCGAAGAAATCGACAAAGTAACATTCGGCTTCAGCCTATCCAAACGCCAAGGAAACATGCTCCGCGCTTTGCTGGCGAAAGACAAAACCGTGAAACTTAAGGCAAAAGTGGACGCGCAACTTTTCAGCGGCTACTCAGACGTGGTAACCGCCACAATAAAGGGCAAGTCTAAACCAGACGAAGAAATCTTCCTAATCGCGCATTTGTGCCACCCAAAACAAAGCGCAAACGACAACGCTTCCGGCAGCGGATTACTAATTGAAATCGCACGCACAATCACCGCGTTAATAAACAGCGGCAAAATCCAACCGCCAGATAGAACAATACGCTTCTTCTGGGTTCCCGAAACACTAGGCACAGCCGCATATCTAAGCCAACATGAAGACATGTTCAACCATTTTATAGCAGGCATAAACTTGGACATGGTCGGACAAAACCAGGAACTCTGCAAATCCACGCTAAACTTGGACTGCACGCCTGATTCTTGCCCGTCTTACTTGAACGACTACGTTTACAGCCTAATTGAACAATCCACAAAAGAATTCGACTCACCAACCGCATTCGGCTCAAGCTCAACCTTCCGCTACGCAGCAACAGCCTTCAGCGGAGGAAGCGACCACGCAGAATTCACAGAAGCAACCGTACACGCGCCATGCGTAATGCTGCTACAATGGCCAGACCTCTACTATCACACAAGCATGGACACAATCGACAAAGTAAGCGAAGACAGCCTCAAACGCGTAGGCTGGATAACCACAGTTGCAGCTTTAACGCTTGCAAATGCCACAGCCGAAACCGCATATTTACTGGCGCAGTTAACCGCTTCAAAAGGCATAACCCGCCTAGAAAACGCAGCTACAGAAGCAACCCAAGCACTGTTCAAGAAAAAAGAAGACCCAAAACTGAAAGACAAACCAGAAGAACTAGCCAAAGAACTCGCAAAAACAGCCGCATATTACAAAAGCAAAATAGCGCACATTACATGGCGCGAACAAGAAGCAACCAAATCAGCCCAAAAACTCGCACAAACACCAAAACTAGCCGCCTTTATAAATAGACTCTGCGAAGAAATCGCAAACCAAGGCAAACAAAAAACCGCAAGAATAGAAGAAACCCTAAACTTCATCGCAGAAACATCCGCCTTAACCATTCCAACAACCACAGAAGAAACCGAACCAGAAAAAGAACTGAAAAAGCTTGTTCCAAAACGCTTGTTTAAGGGCACACTCAGCTTCGACATATTAAAGAAAGCCTTAGGTGAAAAAGAATACGAATGGTACGAGGAAATCTGGGAAAAAGACCCACAATTCGGCAAAAAAATAGGCGAACTAATAAACTTCATGGACGGAAAACGAAACGCGCATCAAATTCTAACCGCAGTCTCAGCAGAATACAACGAAACCAACCTAGAACTTGCACTAAAATTTCTCAGAGACCTAGAAAAAGCGAAACTACTCACTTTTGAATAG
- a CDS encoding MFS transporter: MSYGRDILLLSIVFLVCSLALNLISPIWPIYITELNASMTELGFVFSVSNAFAAGVQILSGFLSDKYGRRKIHALGTLLAAFPPLMYALANNWVDLVPWAMLSGFATGLYIPIRWAIVADASANGGMASAYGWTNISWLIGSTVAPFLGGAAADALGIRFPFFACFILILSVFPLTLLMRETRRKPLAKAESVNDAGSSVARKYLFVLVMFSLINIIQGVGIGATGPVISVFARLNFNLDYTLIGILYAIGFGVASIVVQLPGGKCSDRFDRRKVMFWTFLVSSPFFLLFAYSRSFVELVLFMFLSNALLNMSWPAFQTLMMDSTPQSRWGFVNGVSATTFWVGLMIGNALSGVLWDAWGQLAPFYASAVTIGVSAVLPLFLEETRAKKKNGVAIQK, encoded by the coding sequence ATGAGTTACGGACGAGACATACTGCTTCTTTCCATCGTTTTCTTAGTTTGCTCCTTAGCCCTCAACCTGATTAGTCCAATATGGCCAATTTACATTACTGAACTTAACGCTTCCATGACGGAGCTTGGCTTTGTCTTTTCCGTTTCAAACGCTTTTGCGGCTGGCGTGCAGATTCTCAGCGGCTTCCTATCTGACAAGTATGGTAGAAGAAAAATTCATGCTTTGGGAACGTTGCTGGCTGCTTTTCCGCCTTTAATGTATGCCTTAGCCAACAATTGGGTGGATTTGGTGCCTTGGGCTATGCTGAGTGGTTTCGCGACGGGTTTGTATATTCCGATTCGCTGGGCTATAGTTGCGGATGCTTCAGCAAACGGTGGAATGGCTTCTGCTTATGGGTGGACGAACATTTCATGGTTGATTGGGTCAACAGTGGCTCCTTTTTTGGGTGGTGCAGCCGCGGACGCTTTGGGTATTCGTTTTCCTTTCTTTGCATGTTTCATTTTGATATTGAGTGTTTTTCCGTTGACGCTTCTGATGCGTGAGACTCGGAGAAAGCCGTTGGCGAAAGCTGAAAGCGTAAATGATGCTGGCAGTAGCGTAGCTAGGAAATATTTGTTTGTTCTCGTCATGTTCTCGTTGATTAACATAATTCAAGGCGTCGGCATCGGCGCAACTGGACCAGTGATTTCAGTTTTTGCTAGGCTGAATTTTAACTTGGATTACACTTTAATTGGAATATTATATGCTATAGGTTTTGGTGTTGCTTCGATTGTGGTGCAGCTTCCCGGCGGCAAGTGCAGTGACCGGTTTGACCGGCGAAAGGTTATGTTTTGGACGTTTTTGGTTTCTTCCCCGTTTTTCCTGTTGTTTGCTTATTCGCGAAGTTTTGTTGAGCTGGTTCTTTTCATGTTCTTGTCAAATGCTTTGTTGAACATGTCTTGGCCTGCTTTTCAGACGCTTATGATGGACTCTACGCCTCAATCGCGGTGGGGCTTCGTTAACGGCGTGTCGGCGACGACATTTTGGGTTGGGTTAATGATTGGAAACGCTTTGAGTGGTGTTCTCTGGGATGCGTGGGGGCAATTGGCGCCGTTTTATGCTTCTGCCGTCACGATTGGCGTGTCTGCGGTTTTGCCGCTTTTTCTGGAAGAAACAAGAGCGAAAAAGAAGAATGGCGTTGCTATTCAAAAGTGA
- a CDS encoding sulfide/dihydroorotate dehydrogenase-like FAD/NAD-binding protein: MYKILKNEELAPKIKLFEVYAPEMAEKAKPGQFIIVIADEKGERVPLTIADYDAKKGTISFVFNEVGKSTKQLGLLKKDDGIWNITGPLGNPSEIKRFGRVLCVAGGVMIAPMRLQVKALSDAGNSVVTVVGARIKDLLFYEDEMKALSDEFYVATDDGSKGFKGLDFLKDVLAKEKFDRCVVMGPVVMMKNVSEITKPFGIPTVVTLTPIMVDGMGMCGVCRVTVGGKMMFGCVDGPEFDGHKVDFDGLIKRQRMFLPEERLSSLLWELHGGCRCGGK, translated from the coding sequence ATGTATAAGATTTTGAAGAATGAAGAGTTGGCTCCAAAGATTAAGTTGTTTGAAGTTTACGCTCCTGAAATGGCTGAAAAGGCTAAACCTGGACAATTCATTATTGTTATTGCTGACGAGAAAGGCGAGCGTGTTCCACTTACTATTGCCGATTACGACGCGAAAAAAGGGACGATTTCTTTTGTTTTTAATGAAGTTGGCAAATCCACTAAGCAGTTGGGGCTTTTGAAGAAAGACGATGGCATATGGAACATTACTGGTCCGCTTGGTAATCCTTCTGAGATTAAGCGTTTTGGGCGGGTTTTGTGTGTTGCTGGCGGTGTGATGATTGCGCCTATGCGTTTGCAAGTTAAAGCGTTGAGTGATGCGGGTAACAGTGTTGTCACGGTTGTTGGTGCGCGGATTAAGGATTTGCTTTTCTATGAGGATGAGATGAAAGCGTTAAGTGACGAGTTTTACGTGGCGACTGATGATGGTTCTAAGGGTTTTAAGGGTTTAGATTTTCTTAAGGATGTTCTTGCTAAGGAGAAGTTTGACCGTTGTGTTGTTATGGGTCCTGTTGTTATGATGAAGAACGTTAGCGAAATCACTAAGCCTTTTGGTATTCCAACGGTTGTTACTTTGACGCCTATCATGGTTGATGGTATGGGAATGTGTGGTGTTTGCAGGGTTACTGTTGGTGGGAAAATGATGTTTGGGTGTGTTGATGGTCCAGAGTTTGATGGGCACAAGGTAGATTTTGACGGTTTGATTAAGCGTCAACGTATGTTTCTGCCAGAAGAGCGTTTAAGCTCGCTTTTATGGGAGTTGCATGGAGGTTGCCGTTGTGGCGGAAAGTAA
- the trxB gene encoding thioredoxin-disulfide reductase, which yields MENWELIIIGAGPAGLAAGIYGARSGLKTLVLEEKMAGGTTADAPLIENYPGFQSINGMELAQKMVTHCRGTGVTIREFESVIGLDLKGEKKIVKTNRGVYEANAVIIASGSHYRELNVPGEKEFRGRGVSYCGICDGPLFKDKRVLVVGGGNSAVMTALYLAGLASEVKIVHRRNEFRAEEALVKDLATKKNIEILWNTEVREIQGEKLVTKVVLFNNQSGETREMVIDGVFIQVGEAPNSQLAKEAGVEVDERGYIKIDIFQRTNVPGVYAAGDVTNHPVKQVGAAVGQGITAALEAYVFIRRPYYKK from the coding sequence GGAATTTACGGCGCAAGAAGCGGCTTAAAAACACTAGTTTTAGAAGAAAAAATGGCTGGAGGCACAACTGCAGATGCTCCATTAATCGAGAATTACCCGGGATTTCAAAGCATAAATGGAATGGAACTAGCACAGAAAATGGTAACGCATTGCAGAGGTACAGGCGTGACAATCCGCGAATTTGAAAGCGTAATTGGGTTAGACCTTAAAGGCGAAAAGAAAATCGTGAAAACCAACAGGGGAGTTTATGAGGCAAACGCGGTTATCATCGCATCTGGTTCACATTATCGCGAACTTAACGTTCCAGGCGAAAAGGAATTTCGCGGAAGAGGAGTGAGCTATTGCGGAATCTGCGACGGTCCATTGTTCAAGGATAAGCGTGTTCTTGTTGTTGGTGGTGGAAATTCTGCGGTGATGACGGCTTTATATCTTGCAGGACTTGCATCTGAAGTTAAAATTGTCCATCGCAGAAACGAGTTTCGTGCTGAAGAAGCTCTTGTTAAAGATTTGGCTACGAAAAAGAACATTGAAATTTTGTGGAATACTGAAGTGCGGGAAATTCAAGGCGAAAAACTAGTTACCAAAGTAGTATTGTTTAATAATCAAAGTGGCGAAACCCGAGAGATGGTAATTGATGGCGTTTTCATTCAGGTTGGTGAAGCCCCAAACAGTCAATTGGCAAAGGAGGCGGGTGTTGAAGTTGACGAACGTGGCTATATTAAAATTGACATTTTCCAGCGCACAAATGTTCCTGGAGTTTACGCTGCAGGCGACGTTACCAATCATCCCGTCAAGCAAGTTGGAGCCGCAGTTGGTCAAGGCATAACGGCAGCATTGGAAGCTTACGTTTTCATTAGGAGACCATATTACAAAAAATAG
- the gltA gene encoding NADPH-dependent glutamate synthase yields MAESKPKPKIKKEAVPIPKQKPEERRRNFNEVALGYTEEQALEEANRCLQCPKPQCVTGCPVEIEIPAFIKLLREGKYEEAIAKIKEKNSLPAICGRVCPQEEQCQLKCVVGKVGEPVSIGRLERFLADWERERGFKVPEIAKSTGKKVAVIGAGPAGLTVAADLAKLGHKVVIFEALHLPGGVLVYGIPEFRLPKKIVQAEVDYIQRLGVEFKCGFLVGRTYTIPELLKERGFDAVFIGTGAGLPAFMNVPGEDLGGIYSANEFLIRVNLMKSYAFPCYDTPIRIGKHVVVIGGGNVAMDSARSALRLGAEEVCIVYRRSREELPARKEEIENAEEEGIVCKFLAAPTRFIGDEKGWVKQMECICMELGPPDDSGRRRPVPVKGSEFVMDTDTVIVAIGRTPNPIIQRTTEGLAVTRWGTIVADENGKTSLEGVYAGGDIVTGEATVISAMGAGKKAARAIHEYLMKK; encoded by the coding sequence GTGGCGGAAAGTAAGCCTAAACCCAAAATTAAGAAGGAAGCTGTGCCGATTCCCAAGCAGAAACCTGAAGAGCGTAGGCGAAATTTTAACGAGGTTGCTTTGGGTTACACGGAAGAGCAAGCGCTTGAAGAAGCGAATCGCTGTTTACAGTGTCCCAAGCCGCAGTGTGTTACTGGTTGTCCAGTTGAAATTGAAATTCCAGCTTTTATCAAGTTGTTGCGAGAAGGCAAGTATGAGGAAGCCATAGCGAAGATTAAGGAGAAAAATTCTTTGCCAGCGATTTGTGGGCGTGTTTGTCCTCAGGAAGAACAGTGTCAGCTGAAATGTGTTGTTGGAAAGGTTGGCGAGCCAGTTAGTATTGGGCGTTTGGAGCGGTTTTTGGCTGATTGGGAAAGGGAACGTGGCTTTAAGGTTCCGGAGATTGCAAAGTCGACTGGAAAGAAGGTTGCGGTTATTGGTGCTGGTCCTGCTGGTTTGACGGTTGCTGCTGATTTGGCTAAGCTTGGGCATAAGGTTGTAATTTTTGAGGCTTTGCATTTGCCTGGTGGCGTTTTGGTTTATGGTATTCCAGAGTTTCGTTTGCCGAAGAAGATTGTGCAGGCGGAGGTTGATTATATTCAACGGTTAGGTGTGGAGTTTAAGTGTGGTTTTTTGGTTGGGCGTACTTACACGATTCCAGAATTGCTTAAAGAGCGTGGTTTTGACGCGGTTTTTATTGGGACAGGTGCTGGTTTGCCAGCGTTTATGAATGTGCCTGGTGAGGATTTAGGTGGGATTTATAGTGCGAATGAGTTTTTGATTAGGGTTAATCTTATGAAGTCCTATGCATTTCCGTGTTATGACACGCCTATTCGTATTGGAAAGCATGTGGTTGTTATTGGCGGTGGCAACGTAGCCATGGACAGTGCGCGTTCTGCTTTGCGTTTGGGTGCTGAGGAGGTTTGTATTGTTTATAGGCGTTCAAGGGAAGAGTTGCCAGCGAGGAAGGAAGAGATTGAAAATGCGGAGGAAGAAGGTATAGTTTGTAAGTTTTTGGCTGCGCCTACACGGTTTATCGGCGACGAGAAGGGTTGGGTTAAGCAGATGGAGTGTATCTGCATGGAGTTGGGTCCACCAGACGATAGTGGTAGGCGTAGACCTGTGCCTGTTAAGGGTAGCGAGTTTGTTATGGATACTGACACAGTGATTGTTGCGATTGGTAGAACGCCGAATCCTATTATTCAGCGCACTACGGAAGGTTTGGCGGTTACGAGGTGGGGTACGATTGTTGCAGACGAGAATGGTAAGACGAGTCTTGAAGGTGTTTATGCTGGTGGGGATATTGTGACTGGTGAGGCGACTGTGATTAGTGCTATGGGTGCTGGGAAGAAAGCGGCTAGGGCGATTCATGAGTATTTGATGAAGAAGTAA